The nucleotide sequence TTAAGTATTTTATCTTTAAGATTGGCACTGGTTGTTTGTTTGCTCAGTGTTTGAAATATTTCAACAAGAGGAATTCTGGATTTAAACATTATCGCAATCTGTCTTGAAAATGCCGCCACATCCTTTTTTTTGATTTTATCAAATATTTTAACTTTTCTCGCATAAAAAGGAATCTTTGCTTCTTCAACAAAAGTGACATAAAAACCGCGGTCCTTTAAAATTTTAAAAACGGATTCTCTATCCATTGCCTCTACCGTTCCGACTTTTATTTCTCCCAATTCAGTTCTTGCTTGATAATTAAATTTCATAAAATAATCATTATTTAAACTTTTAAGAAAGCATGCTTCTTAATTCATTCGGGTTTTGCGAATAATTTAAAGCGACATCAAGGTCAATCTCCTTTGCTTTTATCAAATTAGCAAGAGATCTGTTTTGAGAAATCATTCCGGATTCCATTGATGTTTCTATTACTAAAGGAATTTCATGTATCTTATTCTCTCTTATTAAATTTGCCGTAGCAGGCGTATTTATCATTATTTCGCAAACCGGAATAAGACCGCCTTTTAAGCAAGGAACAAGACGCTGGGAAATTACAGCAATAAGAGATCCTGACAACTGAGCCCTTATTTGATTTTGCTGGTCAGATGGAAAAGAATCAACTATTCTGTGAATCGTTTGAAAAGCAGAATTTGTGTGAAGCGTGGCAAAAACAAGATGTCCGGTTTCAGCAGCCGTAATTGCAGTGGCCATTGTTTCATTGTCCCTCATTTCCCCTATCATAATAACATCAGGGTCCTGCCTGAAGGACGCCTTAAGGGCTTCTTTAAAACCCACAGCGTCTCTTCCTACTTCTCTTTGATTTATAATCGATCCGTTTTCTTCAAGAGTATATTCTATCGGATCTTCAATTGTTATAATATGCTCTGACCTTGTAGTGCTGATTTCATTTAACATGGAGGCAAGAGTAGTTGACTTTCCTTGGCTTGAAGGCCCGGTAACAAGAATAAAACCCTGGGGATGACGTATAAAGTCATGCAGTATTTTCGGAAGTTTCAACTGTTCAATAGTAGGCACTTTGCTTGAAATAAGGCGAAGAGCGCAAGCAACGGTTCTTTCTTGAAAAAAAGCATTCACTCTGAATCTTGCGTTCTTTTTAAAATCATAAGAAAAATCAATCTGTCTGTCCCTTAAGAATGCTTCTTTTCTTTCTTTTCCCATAAGCTCAAAAGCAAAATCAGATGCTTCTTCCTCGCTTATTTTCCTGGTCTTTTTAAGAAAAATAAGGTTTCCGGCAACGCGCAAAGCAGGATAATTATCAGGAGTAATATGGAGATCAGATGCTCCTGCGTCAATTGCAATTTCCAATAGTTCTTTTAATAAAGATGATTGTTCCATCAGCGTTTCAAGGTTTCTTTTATTTCTTCTATGATATCGCTTGGAGTGTAATGAGCTTTAACAAGATGTTTTACAACTCCAAGTTTGGTTCCTTTATCAATCTCTGTTTCTTTATTCAAATTAGAAAGAACAAGAACCTTTGACCCTTGCGGACCTTCTTCCTTCCTTATTTTTTCAAGCGCTTCCCATCCGCTTATTCCGGGCAGAATAATATCAAGAAGAATAAGGTCTGGCTTTTGCTCTTTTGCTTTTTTTACCGCTTCTTCTCCGCTAAAGGCAAGTTCAACTGAAAAACCTGCTTCTTTTAATTTAATAGAATATATGTTTGACAAAAAAGAGTCGTCTTCCACTAGTAATATTTTTTTCATAATTGTTTTCAATTTTTAATATTTTGTATTTTATCAGCTTTCTTCGGTTGTTCTTAAAACCTCTTCAATCGTCGTAACTCCCTCAATAGCTTTAATAAATCCGTCTTGGCGCATTGTAACCATTCCTTGCCTGTAAGATTCTTTTTTAATAGCTGTCTCGGAAGGATTTTTAAGAACAATTTCTTTGATTTCGTCTGTTATTTCCAAAATTTCATACAATCCTATTCTGCCCGAATAGCCGATTTTTCTGCATCTTGCGCAGCCAACCGCTTCATAAACGACTATCTCCGAAGAAATCTTATTTTCTTCCTTTACAGCTGCAGGAAGGCTTTCAAGATCTTTTTTAACAATTTCTTCCAATTTTGAGTTAAGTTTTGTCTTCTTCTTACAATAAGGGCAAAGCTTTCTGACTAATCTTTGAGCAATAGCTATCTTCAAAGTCGGCGGGATAAGAAATTGTTTTACTCCCATATCAATAAGCCTGGGGATAACTCCAAAGCTGTTTGAAGTGTGGAGAGTAGATAAAACTATGTGCCCTGTGAGGGCGGCATGAACGGCAAGAGAAGCAGTTTCTTTGTCTCTGATTTCTCCAACCATAATGACATCCGGGTCCTGGCGAAGTATGTGCCTTAATCCGTTTACAAAGTTATACCCTATTTCCGGCTTCACTTGTGATTGATTTACTCCTTCCATAAAATATTCGACAGGATCCTCAAGAGTAACAACGTTTTTTTCTTCCTTATTCAAAAGTCCAAGAGCTACATAAAGGGTAGTTGTTTTTCCCGACCCTGTAGGCCCTGTTGAAAGTATCATCCCAAAGGGCTTAATTAACATTTTTTTAATCAATTCAAGATTTCTTCCTGTAAGTCCCAGAGATTCAAAATCAATTTTTCTCTGGCTTGAATCAAGAATTCTGATAACCGCTTTTTCTCCAAAAGAAGTTGGCAATGTAGATACACGGAAATCAACATCATTGCCGCTTATTTTAGCGGAAAAACGGCCATCTTGGGGAATTCTCGTTTCATCTATCTTCAAGCTGCAAAGAATCTTAATTCTTGAGATTATAGCGGCATGAATTTTAAGAGGAAGAAACAAGCTTGGATAAAGAATGCCGTCAAGACGAAATCTTACTCTTACTCTTTCCTTTCCCGGCTCAATATGAACATCCGAAGCTTTTCCGTCAACGGCATGACGAAGAACAACGGCAACCACCTTTGAAATGGGAGCTTCTTCCACTATTCCTTCTATTTGCTTCCCTTTTTCTTCTGTTTCCGTTATCTTTTTTCTTACATCTTCTTCAAGCTCTTCAAGGGCCTTGCCCACTTCCTGTTTTAGCGTCCTGTATTTTCTTAAAATCTTTTCAAACTCGCTCGGAAGAATCAAAAAAACATTATAATTTACCTTGCTTTGCCTTGCTAAAAATTCAAGAGCTTCTCTTGCTTTCAAATCTTCAGGATAAACCATACCGACATCAAGATAATTATTCTCTCTTGAAAGAGAAATCATTTTATAATAACGGGCTGATTCTTCAGGAATTATCTCAAGCGTCTTTAGCTCTATGTTCTCAGAAGATATTGTTTTTAAAGGAATTCTTAATATTTCGCTTTTCAGCTGGAAAAGAAAATCTTCAGAAACAATTTCTTTTTCCAAAATAACATCCTCTTCGGTTCTCTCTGAAGATTTAGATTCATTTTCTATAAAAGCCGCTTCGCTTTTGTCAATTATTCCTTTTTTTACCAGTTCTTTTGTAATATTCATATCTTTTTAAGGCAGGGGTATTTCTTCTTCAAGATCAATATTAAAAAGGTCTATAAAGTCGCTTTCTGTTTCACTTTCATAAGAAATAAAGGGATTTCCCCTTCCTCTTCTCTCAACTCCGGAAAGCGGTTCTATTCTTTCAAAAGGCCTCATATCCCTTGCTCTTTCTAAAAGTTCAAAATCAATATCAACTTCCTTTACAATAGGACTCTCTGATTGTTCATAGATATAAACTCCTCTTCTTACAAAAAACTCTACTGAAAAAAGAACAACCATGACAAAAAAAAGAACAGCAAGAGAAATTAAAAGATATTTTTGCCTTCTTTTTTCTTTTTGAAAAATAATTGCCATAATTCTAAAGTTAAAAATTTATTAACTGCCGGTTCCGTAAGAATAAACTCCAAGCGTTAATCCAAATTGGAAGAAACCATCTTCATTGGCAGAACCCATTGAAATAGAGTCAACGCTGACAATTCTTGAATTTCTGTAAAGAGTGGAAAGAAAACTCTTAAAAGAACTGTAAGTTCCGACAACGGTGACTGAAAATGTTGTTTTTTCCAGATTTGAACCAACTTCAACGACAAAGGGCTTTCCTATTGAGATGCCCTGAAGAATAATTCCGCTGTTTGCAATTTCCTGTTTTATAAAATTATAGAATTCAGGAACAACAAGATCTCCTTGAGGAATTGCCGATTCGATTTTTTTAAGCTCGGTTTGATATCCAAACAATCTGTCTTGCGCTACTTTCAAAGAAACAGAATATTCTTTTTCTCTTTCTATCTGCCTTTCTTTTATTCTTAAATCCGCTTCCAATCTTTGAAAATCGTTGTAATAGGGTACTAGAAAAACAGGAACAGCCAAAATAGTTAAGATTATAATTGCCGGACCTATATAAAATTTAATGTTTATCATTTTAATGTTTGCGGATCAATGGAAAAAGAAAGTGAAAAAGAAACTCCATTATCAATTGCCTGGATTCCGGAAACATTCACTCCCCTTAATCCTGGAATATTTTTTAAAATCATAATTTGCTGGCCTAAAGAAGTAAAATCCCTGGCCATTCCCGAGAGATTTGCTTTACCCGTTTCAACTTCAAAATTGAAAGCCGGGAACCAAACATAGGGATGGGAAAGATTTTCAACAACCGAAAAAACCCTTACGACATTTTTATGCTCTTCAAAAACTTTTTTAAAATCCGCAATATTCTTTTTATGCCTTAAAACCTCATCTTCAATTTCTTTTCTTTCGCTTAAAATGGCTCCTATTTGGGAATTTTTTTCACTTATTTCTTCTTTTATATTCCTTGAAGAAATAAAAAGATATCCGTAAGCTCCTAAAAAAAGAATTAAAAGAAAAAAAGAAAGGAAAAGAACAATTGAATTGCTTTCTTTTTTTTCTTTTCTTTTTTGAGTGATTTCTATAGCCATATTTTTTTATTAATATTTTTTATACGGCGCAAAACATTTTTTAGATATTTTTATTTCCTTAGTTCTTTTATAGCAACTCCAATCGGAATAGCAAGGGACATTTTTCTTTTTTGGCTAAGATTTCCCAAAGAAGAAGGAAAAGAAATATTTTTAAAAGGATCTGCGTTTTCAATTTCTTTTCCAAGCTGACTTTTAAGATATTCTGCAAGCCCCGGCAAAAGAGCGGAAGATCCAAAAATAATGATTTTTTCAACTTTTTTCCCTTCTTTTTTAAAATAGTCCCTGAAAACTTTTTTAATTTCTTCCAGTGCAGAATCAACAACCGGAAGCAACAACTCTTTCGTTTTTCCATCTTTTCTTATTCCTTCCTCTCTTTTCGCTTTTTCTGCTTCATTATACCCTATATTAAGAGACCTGACTAGAGTATTTGTAAATTCAGTACCTCCAGTCCTAAAACTGTGGCTCATTTTTAAAACCCCTTTTTCCACAATATTGCAGGTTGTGCTTTTAGCTCCGAAATCTATAAGCCCTATAATTTCTTTTTCATCTTCTTGTCCTATTAAAGCCCTAGTTAGGCCGAATACTTCCGGCTCTATGGTTTTAAGGCGTAATCCTGCCAAATTGGCAATTTCGCGATAATAATGAATAATGTTGTTTGGAACGGCAACTACCAAAATCTTAAGAGGAGTTTTTGAAGGTTCTCCCTCGGTAATCATCCAATCGAGAGTAATTTCAGAAAGAGGGAGAGGTATGTGAGGCCTCACCTCATATTCAACGGCCTGGATAATTTCATCCCTTGCCATAGTGGGAAGATTAAATGCAACATAAAAACTAAAAAAATCAGGAACGGCAATACTTGCATCCTTTGTATTTATCTTGGCTGCTTTGCATATTTTTACCAAAATATCAGCGGTTTCTTTTTCCGGAGCTAAAAACTTTTCACCTGCTTCTGAAAAACTATCGGGTATTTCAAGTGGTGCTTCTCCATAATTCTCAAGCCATATTTTTTTTCCCCTGCGACCAAGTTCAACCACTCTTAAAGAAGAAGTCCCCATATCTATCCCAAGAAATTTTTTCGGCTTAATTTTAAATATTTTTCTAAATAATCCCATTGCAAAATTTTTATTTCTTTTTTCATTTTCCCATAAAACAAAAAAAAGTCAATTATACTTAATGCGTTTTTATGCTCTGTATAATTCCAAGGGAAAGAAAAAGCGATATTAAAGAAGATCCTCCATAGCTTACAAAAGGAAGAGGTATCCCGACAACAGGCAAAATTCCCAAATTCATCCCTATATTCACAAAAAATTGAGCCATCAAAAGAACCGCCAGTCCGGCGCTAAAAAGACGAGAAAAATTGGACTTTGAGTAGAAAACAATTTTAAAAAGTTCTCTTATTAAGAGCAAAAAAATAAAAAAGAGAGCAAAAGACCCTAAAAAACCCATCTCTTCTGCAATAGCGGCAAAAATAAAATCAGTATGGGGCTCTGATAAAAATCCGTACTGCGTCTGAGAACCCATTAAAACCCCTTGTCCGAAAATCCCGCCAGAACCTATTGCTATCTTTGACTGAATTTGGCTCCATCCAGCTCCCAAAGGATCTTCTTGAGGAGAAATGAAATTTATAATCCTGCTTTTCTGATAATCCTTCAAAAAGAATGACCATCCTATTCCAAAAATAATAAGGCCTATTAAAATAATGGTTATAAAATAACGAAGCTTTATTCCTGAAAAAAGAAGGACTCCTAGCCAAAGGAAAATAAGAATGACGGCAGAGCCCATATCAGGCCTGAAAAAAACAAAAATAGAAGGAATAAGAACATAAATTCCCGAAAAGAAAATATGCCTTAATTTATACATTTCAGCATGCCTCATTGAAAAGTACTTTGCAAAAAGAATAATAAGAATAATTTTTCCAACCTCAAGGGGGTCAAAAGAAAGATCACCGATTTTATACCATCTTTTTGCTCCTTTTATCTCCGGAGCAAAGAAAAAAAGTCCGATAAGAGAAATTATAAAAAGAAAATATAAAAAAAGAATAATATAAGAATTTTCTTTAAAAACTCTCCAATCAAAAAAACTTACAACTGTCATTAGCATAAGCCCAGTAGTCAAAAAAACAGCTTGTTTTAAAAAATTAGAAGAATCTCCCTGACTTGAATAAATTGAAATCATTCCCAACAGAGAAAGAGAAACGGCAAAAAAAACAATCCTCCAATTAAATTTTTTCAAATGTCTCAAGAACATAATTTTAAAAAATCATTTTCTTTAATAATTTTAATCTCCTTTTCTTTCGCTCTTTTTAATTTTGATCCTGGATTATCCCCTAAAACAAGATAATCAATATTCTCCGAGACAGAGCTTGAAACTTTTCCGCCAAGCATTCTTACTTTTTCCTTGGCTTTTTCCCTTGTTATTGAATTAAGCTCGCCGGTGAAAACAAAGCTTTTTCCTTTCAATTTTTCACTTTTTGTTTCTTTAATATTTGATATTTCAACAACTTTTTTTAATTTTTCCAAATATTTCCTATTTTTTATGTCAGAAAACCATTTATAAATGAAAGAAGACACAACAGGGCCTATGTTCCCTATTGCTTCCAGTTCTTCTTTTGCGCTATCTTCAAGCGCTTTTATACTTTTAAAATTATTTGCCAAATCCCTTGCCGTTTCCTCTCCAACTCCTCTTATCCCCAAAGCATAAATAAAACGATCAAGAGTAATTTTTCTTTTTGATTTTATTGATGAAATAATATTCTCTGCCGACTTATCGGCAAACCTCTCAAGAGGAACTAAGTCCTCTTTCTTTAAATCAAACAAATCAGCAGGATCAAGAACAAGTTTTTTTTCAATAAGACGGTCAATTATTTTAGGCCCGAGACCGTCTATATTAAAGGCCTTTTTTGAAACAAAATGGTAAAAACTTCTTTTGAAAATAGCATAGCAATTTCTATTCGGACAGTAATAAAGAGCTTTTTCTTTTTTTGTTTTTTTGCCGCAAACAGGGCAAAATTCGGGCATTTTAAACTCTTTTTCCTTCCCCGTCCGCAGTTCCAAGAACGGCTTTACTATATCGGGAATAACATCTCCCGCTCTTTCAACAATGACCGTATCTCCAATTTTCAAATTAAGCCGTCTTATTTCATCTTCATTATGGAGAGTTGCCTTTGAAACAATAACTCCCCCTATTTTAACCGGCTTTAAAACGGCAACTGGAGTCAGTGCTCCCGTACGTCCAACTTGAATCCTGATGTCTTCGATTATGCTAACTGCTTGAACTCCGGGAAATTTAAAAGCAATCGCTCCCCTTGATGCTTTTCCAACACTGCCAAGCTTATTGAATATTTCATTTTTGTTTATAATAACAACCACTCCGTCAATTTCATAAGAAAGCGCCTCTCTTTTCTTCTGCGCATCTTCATAAAAATTATAAACCTCCTCAAGGTTTCTGCAGTACCTATTATGAGAACTGACTCTAAATCCCATTTCTTTTAATTTCTCATGTTTTTCTTTATGAGTTCCATTTGGAAGACCAATAAGATCATAGGTGAAAAAATCAAGATTTCTTGAAGAAGTAATCTTCGAATCAAGCTGGCGAATCGAACCGGCTGCCAAATTTCTAGGGCTTGCATAAAGAGGCAGATCTCTTTTTTTTCTTTCCTTATTCGCTTTTATAAATTCTTCAGAGGACAAAAAGACCTCTCCCCGAACAACCGTCTTTTTTTCTTCTGTTTTTATTTTTAAAGGAATTGCCTCTATTGTTCTAAGATTTTGAGTAACATCTTCTCCTATTATCCCGTCTCCCCGAGTTGAGCCAATCTTTAAAAGCCCTTCTTCGTATAAAAGTTCGACTGCAAGGCCGTCTATTTTTAATTCGCAATAAAAATCAATTCTTTTTTTTTCTTCTTCATCAAGAAGCTTGGAAATTCTTTCAACCCAGCTGTTTACATCTTCCTTTGAAAAAGCATCGTTTAAAGAAAACATCTTTTCAAAATGCTTTACTTTTTTAAACTTTTCAAGAGGTTTTCCTCCCACTCTCTGGGTCGGAGAATCGGGAGTGATAAGTTGAGGGAACTTCTGCTCAAGGTCAAAAAGTTCTTTCTTTAAAGAATCAAGAGCGGCATCTGAAATCTCCTGCCTGTCAAAAACATGATAAAGGCGCCTATGGTAGTTTATAATCTCAATAAGCTTTTTTATGCGCTTTTTAGCTTCCTCTTTTTTCATTTCTTTTTAAAAGAATCAATAAATTTTGATTTCAAGAGTTTTTTTCGTTCCGTCAAAAGATCCTGTTGAATAAATGCAAAATCTGCTGGCATCGCAATTTTCATCGTATTTTGGGCTTCCATTGTCAATTACCGGACAATTTTCAGCCGGTTCATAAACAAAATCGCATCCTGCCCCAGGAGTGCAGCAATAAATATGAACAGTGTATTCCGAACCGCTATCAAGCTCTTCTTCATAAATATGCTCAATATTTCCTTCTGTTTTAAAGACCTCAAAAAGCGCTCTTTCCGCCCCTGTTTCAGCGGCATAAAAAATATTAACGGACTTGCCGACTTCTTTTATCATTTTATGCTGAGAAAGAAGCATTGCCGAAAGGCCGAAAATTACGGCAAGAATAATTGATATAAGAAGAATTGATAAAAAAAGGGAAAATCCTTTTTCTGAATTTTTTTTCATAAAAATAAGATATTAAAATTTGTAAAAGAGAATCAGTTTGTTTTTTAATTTACTCCTTTCTCCTTTCCTATATAATAATGGAAAAATGCTCTCCTGTGAATAGCAGTGCATATT is from Candidatus Paceibacterota bacterium and encodes:
- a CDS encoding PilT/PilU family type 4a pilus ATPase; translation: MEQSSLLKELLEIAIDAGASDLHITPDNYPALRVAGNLIFLKKTRKISEEEASDFAFELMGKERKEAFLRDRQIDFSYDFKKNARFRVNAFFQERTVACALRLISSKVPTIEQLKLPKILHDFIRHPQGFILVTGPSSQGKSTTLASMLNEISTTRSEHIITIEDPIEYTLEENGSIINQREVGRDAVGFKEALKASFRQDPDVIMIGEMRDNETMATAITAAETGHLVFATLHTNSAFQTIHRIVDSFPSDQQNQIRAQLSGSLIAVISQRLVPCLKGGLIPVCEIMINTPATANLIRENKIHEIPLVIETSMESGMISQNRSLANLIKAKEIDLDVALNYSQNPNELRSMLS
- a CDS encoding response regulator encodes the protein MKKILLVEDDSFLSNIYSIKLKEAGFSVELAFSGEEAVKKAKEQKPDLILLDIILPGISGWEALEKIRKEEGPQGSKVLVLSNLNKETEIDKGTKLGVVKHLVKAHYTPSDIIEEIKETLKR
- a CDS encoding GspE/PulE family protein: MNITKELVKKGIIDKSEAAFIENESKSSERTEEDVILEKEIVSEDFLFQLKSEILRIPLKTISSENIELKTLEIIPEESARYYKMISLSRENNYLDVGMVYPEDLKAREALEFLARQSKVNYNVFLILPSEFEKILRKYRTLKQEVGKALEELEEDVRKKITETEEKGKQIEGIVEEAPISKVVAVVLRHAVDGKASDVHIEPGKERVRVRFRLDGILYPSLFLPLKIHAAIISRIKILCSLKIDETRIPQDGRFSAKISGNDVDFRVSTLPTSFGEKAVIRILDSSQRKIDFESLGLTGRNLELIKKMLIKPFGMILSTGPTGSGKTTTLYVALGLLNKEEKNVVTLEDPVEYFMEGVNQSQVKPEIGYNFVNGLRHILRQDPDVIMVGEIRDKETASLAVHAALTGHIVLSTLHTSNSFGVIPRLIDMGVKQFLIPPTLKIAIAQRLVRKLCPYCKKKTKLNSKLEEIVKKDLESLPAAVKEENKISSEIVVYEAVGCARCRKIGYSGRIGLYEILEITDEIKEIVLKNPSETAIKKESYRQGMVTMRQDGFIKAIEGVTTIEEVLRTTEES
- the pilO gene encoding type 4a pilus biogenesis protein PilO, whose translation is MINIKFYIGPAIIILTILAVPVFLVPYYNDFQRLEADLRIKERQIEREKEYSVSLKVAQDRLFGYQTELKKIESAIPQGDLVVPEFYNFIKQEIANSGIILQGISIGKPFVVEVGSNLEKTTFSVTVVGTYSSFKSFLSTLYRNSRIVSVDSISMGSANEDGFFQFGLTLGVYSYGTGS
- the pilM gene encoding type IV pilus assembly protein PilM, producing MGLFRKIFKIKPKKFLGIDMGTSSLRVVELGRRGKKIWLENYGEAPLEIPDSFSEAGEKFLAPEKETADILVKICKAAKINTKDASIAVPDFFSFYVAFNLPTMARDEIIQAVEYEVRPHIPLPLSEITLDWMITEGEPSKTPLKILVVAVPNNIIHYYREIANLAGLRLKTIEPEVFGLTRALIGQEDEKEIIGLIDFGAKSTTCNIVEKGVLKMSHSFRTGGTEFTNTLVRSLNIGYNEAEKAKREEGIRKDGKTKELLLPVVDSALEEIKKVFRDYFKKEGKKVEKIIIFGSSALLPGLAEYLKSQLGKEIENADPFKNISFPSSLGNLSQKRKMSLAIPIGVAIKELRK
- the rodA gene encoding rod shape-determining protein RodA, which encodes MFLRHLKKFNWRIVFFAVSLSLLGMISIYSSQGDSSNFLKQAVFLTTGLMLMTVVSFFDWRVFKENSYIILFLYFLFIISLIGLFFFAPEIKGAKRWYKIGDLSFDPLEVGKIILIILFAKYFSMRHAEMYKLRHIFFSGIYVLIPSIFVFFRPDMGSAVILIFLWLGVLLFSGIKLRYFITIILIGLIIFGIGWSFFLKDYQKSRIINFISPQEDPLGAGWSQIQSKIAIGSGGIFGQGVLMGSQTQYGFLSEPHTDFIFAAIAEEMGFLGSFALFFIFLLLIRELFKIVFYSKSNFSRLFSAGLAVLLMAQFFVNIGMNLGILPVVGIPLPFVSYGGSSLISLFLSLGIIQSIKTH
- the ligA gene encoding NAD-dependent DNA ligase LigA; protein product: MKKEEAKKRIKKLIEIINYHRRLYHVFDRQEISDAALDSLKKELFDLEQKFPQLITPDSPTQRVGGKPLEKFKKVKHFEKMFSLNDAFSKEDVNSWVERISKLLDEEEKKRIDFYCELKIDGLAVELLYEEGLLKIGSTRGDGIIGEDVTQNLRTIEAIPLKIKTEEKKTVVRGEVFLSSEEFIKANKERKKRDLPLYASPRNLAAGSIRQLDSKITSSRNLDFFTYDLIGLPNGTHKEKHEKLKEMGFRVSSHNRYCRNLEEVYNFYEDAQKKREALSYEIDGVVVIINKNEIFNKLGSVGKASRGAIAFKFPGVQAVSIIEDIRIQVGRTGALTPVAVLKPVKIGGVIVSKATLHNEDEIRRLNLKIGDTVIVERAGDVIPDIVKPFLELRTGKEKEFKMPEFCPVCGKKTKKEKALYYCPNRNCYAIFKRSFYHFVSKKAFNIDGLGPKIIDRLIEKKLVLDPADLFDLKKEDLVPLERFADKSAENIISSIKSKRKITLDRFIYALGIRGVGEETARDLANNFKSIKALEDSAKEELEAIGNIGPVVSSFIYKWFSDIKNRKYLEKLKKVVEISNIKETKSEKLKGKSFVFTGELNSITREKAKEKVRMLGGKVSSSVSENIDYLVLGDNPGSKLKRAKEKEIKIIKENDFLKLCS